One window of the Conexibacter sp. SYSU D00693 genome contains the following:
- a CDS encoding sensor histidine kinase encodes MDVSATPAPDQVQVLEAFVELLDQVEDGGEGPAFYGRLAEAVCRTSEMRRALVFRYDPGRRRVRVVGGHGMPYEDYVDVPVGLESMWLARQSLLEDTVIDAEPPFAGQLPEAFLPEADEGPLLCVPMCARGLLLGVVVGQRVAGAPPLSAETRHRLWTLGKTAALASTARIATDQQSKARTLQERIDLARDVHDHVIQRLFGVSLALAAGGEDLPAAERVRCAEEVQAALTELRAALARPLGRGVRPVSGTLAEELDRLHGAHPGVAVEVTGDASAVPPGLEALAQTVLAEAVSNALKHASPTVLRVSAGRRDDAFVLEVANDGVRDADRSAPPGMGLRLAAFSALEVGGLVEFGPRPDGWWQVRLVAPVGGTL; translated from the coding sequence GTGGACGTCTCCGCGACACCGGCGCCGGACCAGGTCCAGGTCCTCGAGGCCTTCGTCGAGCTGCTCGACCAGGTCGAGGACGGCGGCGAGGGACCGGCGTTCTACGGGCGGCTCGCGGAGGCCGTGTGTCGCACGTCGGAGATGCGCCGCGCGCTCGTCTTCCGCTACGACCCGGGCCGCCGCCGCGTGCGCGTCGTCGGCGGGCATGGGATGCCCTACGAGGACTACGTCGACGTGCCGGTCGGCCTCGAGTCGATGTGGCTGGCGCGCCAGTCGCTGCTCGAGGACACGGTCATCGACGCGGAGCCCCCGTTCGCCGGCCAGCTGCCCGAGGCGTTCCTGCCCGAGGCCGACGAGGGGCCGCTGCTGTGCGTGCCGATGTGCGCCCGGGGCCTGCTGCTCGGCGTCGTCGTCGGCCAGCGCGTGGCGGGCGCCCCGCCGCTGTCGGCCGAGACGCGCCACCGCCTGTGGACGCTGGGCAAGACCGCGGCGCTTGCGTCGACGGCGCGCATCGCGACCGACCAGCAGAGCAAGGCGCGCACGCTGCAGGAGCGCATCGACCTCGCGCGCGACGTCCACGACCACGTCATCCAGCGGCTCTTCGGGGTGTCGCTGGCGCTGGCCGCCGGTGGCGAGGACCTGCCCGCCGCCGAGCGGGTGCGCTGCGCCGAGGAGGTCCAGGCGGCGCTGACCGAGCTGCGCGCCGCGCTGGCCCGGCCGCTGGGCCGCGGCGTCCGACCCGTCAGCGGGACGCTCGCCGAGGAGCTCGACCGGCTGCACGGCGCGCATCCCGGCGTCGCCGTCGAGGTGACGGGCGACGCGAGCGCGGTGCCGCCGGGGCTCGAAGCGCTCGCGCAGACCGTGCTCGCCGAGGCCGTGAGCAACGCGCTCAAGCACGCGTCGCCGACGGTCCTGCGCGTGTCCGCCGGCCGCCGCGACGACGCCTTCGTCCTCGAGGTCGCCAACGACGGCGTCCGCGACGCCGACCGGTCCGCCCCGCCCGGCATGGGCCTGCGCCTCGCCGCCTTCTCGGCGCTCGAGGTCGGCGGCCTGGTCGAGTTCGGCCCGCGCCCCGACGGCTGGTGGCAGGTCCGCCTCGTCGCGCCCGTGGGAGGGACCCTGTGA
- a CDS encoding MlaD family protein, with the protein MSSWIRQAPRDGTRRPPTPASPFVVGAILLMAGIVAVVLSYNASRGLPFVPTYEVRAEVRDAAELVAGSSEVRLGGSRVGIVKAVEAVPARGGRPVHAVLTLALEEDQAGLPADSTVQVRPRSILGAKFVDLVRGTSSRQLPTGGVLPLRQSIAGVQLDEAFDVFGPRTRRAIQRAVSGLGDALAGRGGALNDTVLTTRRLLPPLSRTLRALVSPRADLRGFVRGAAGASRALAPVAADLAAGLGDGARTARALRLAAPQLDRGLVELPRAAAAATRAVRGATPALGDAAAVAEGLAPGARELRPAGRALTRALRDGTPALAAVPAFGRRLDGTLRRLRALARDPHTTRTLRRLTTTVRTLDGTLDVVLPAQLHCNVLGVSTRNLSEVLAVGDAQAPWLNFLPILDLRSQLFRQASPSPNLHANPVPRNDATECETGNEPFLPGLRLGNPEGLQPGHTVDTKVRGGGR; encoded by the coding sequence ATGAGCAGCTGGATCCGCCAGGCGCCGCGCGACGGCACCCGTCGCCCGCCCACGCCCGCCAGCCCGTTCGTCGTCGGCGCGATCCTCCTCATGGCGGGGATCGTCGCCGTCGTCCTGAGCTACAACGCCAGCCGCGGGCTGCCGTTCGTGCCGACCTACGAGGTCCGCGCCGAGGTCCGCGACGCCGCCGAGCTCGTGGCGGGATCCAGCGAGGTGCGCCTCGGCGGCTCGCGCGTCGGCATCGTCAAGGCCGTCGAGGCGGTCCCCGCGCGCGGCGGGCGCCCCGTCCACGCCGTGCTGACGCTGGCGCTCGAGGAGGACCAGGCCGGGCTGCCGGCCGACTCGACCGTCCAGGTCCGCCCGCGGTCGATCCTCGGCGCGAAGTTCGTCGACCTCGTGCGCGGGACGTCCTCGCGGCAGCTGCCGACCGGCGGCGTCCTGCCGCTGCGCCAGTCGATCGCCGGGGTGCAGCTCGACGAGGCCTTCGACGTCTTCGGGCCGCGCACCCGGCGGGCGATCCAGCGGGCGGTCTCCGGGCTCGGCGACGCGCTGGCGGGCCGCGGCGGCGCGCTGAACGACACGGTGCTGACCACGCGGCGCCTCCTGCCGCCGCTGTCGCGGACGCTGCGCGCGCTCGTGAGCCCGCGGGCCGACCTGCGGGGCTTCGTGCGCGGCGCGGCGGGCGCGTCGCGCGCGCTGGCGCCGGTCGCCGCCGACCTCGCCGCCGGGCTCGGCGACGGCGCGCGGACCGCGCGGGCGCTGCGCCTGGCGGCACCGCAGCTCGACCGCGGCCTCGTCGAGCTGCCGCGCGCGGCGGCCGCCGCGACCCGCGCCGTGCGCGGCGCGACGCCCGCGCTGGGCGACGCGGCCGCGGTCGCGGAGGGCCTGGCCCCGGGCGCCCGCGAGCTGCGGCCCGCCGGCCGCGCGCTGACCCGCGCGCTGCGCGACGGCACGCCGGCGCTGGCCGCGGTCCCGGCGTTCGGCCGGCGCCTGGACGGGACGCTGCGGCGCCTGCGCGCCCTGGCCCGCGACCCGCACACCACGCGCACCCTCCGGCGGTTGACGACGACGGTGCGCACGCTCGACGGGACGCTCGACGTCGTCCTGCCCGCGCAGCTGCACTGCAACGTCCTCGGCGTCTCGACGCGCAACCTCTCCGAGGTCCTCGCCGTCGGCGACGCTCAGGCGCCCTGGCTGAACTTCCTGCCGATCCTCGACCTGCGCTCGCAGCTGTTCCGCCAGGCGTCGCCGTCGCCCAACCTGCACGCCAACCCCGTGCCGCGCAACGACGCGACGGAGTGCGAGACGGGCAACGAGCCGTTCCTGCCGGGCCTGCGGCTCGGCAACCCGGAGGGGCTGCAGCCCGGGCACACGGTCGACACGAAGGTCCGGGGAGGCGGGCGATGA
- a CDS encoding response regulator transcription factor: MTAPVDTGRKLRVLVVDDHDVVHWGFRVMLGEQPWVERCLSARTGDEAEALARRFEPHAALVDLFVGQESGAELCERLRRVSPSTAVLLISGAGRISATAARAAGAAGFVPKDWPAADIADAVRMVGLGMTVFEPLEPAGGPPLSDREQQVLDLLAGGATNGEIASTLHLSPHTVKEYASALYRKLGVRNRAQAVQRAQRLGLLA; encoded by the coding sequence GTGACCGCGCCCGTCGACACCGGCCGCAAGCTGCGCGTCCTCGTCGTCGACGACCACGACGTCGTCCACTGGGGCTTTCGCGTCATGCTCGGCGAGCAGCCGTGGGTCGAGCGCTGCCTCAGCGCCCGCACCGGCGACGAGGCCGAGGCCCTCGCCCGCCGCTTCGAGCCCCACGCCGCCCTCGTCGACCTCTTCGTCGGCCAGGAGTCCGGCGCCGAGCTCTGCGAGCGCCTGCGCCGCGTGAGCCCCTCGACCGCGGTCCTGCTGATCTCCGGCGCCGGCCGCATCTCGGCCACGGCCGCCCGCGCCGCCGGCGCCGCCGGCTTCGTCCCCAAGGACTGGCCCGCCGCCGACATCGCCGACGCCGTCCGGATGGTCGGGCTCGGGATGACGGTCTTCGAGCCGCTGGAGCCCGCCGGGGGCCCGCCGCTGAGCGATCGCGAGCAGCAGGTCCTGGACCTCCTGGCGGGCGGTGCCACCAACGGCGAGATCGCCTCGACGCTCCACCTGTCGCCGCACACCGTCAAGGAGTACGCCAGCGCGCTGTACCGCAAGCTCGGGGTGCGCAACCGGGCGCAGGCGGTGCAGCGGGCGCAGCGGCTGGGGCTGCTGGCCTGA
- a CDS encoding MlaD family protein, whose protein sequence is MLPLAFRRQVARYGRWVVAIGVLVVLSAASSAYILVNQRLRVPFQDRYTVKAEFAASVGLVPGLGQPVNVAGVKVGQVAGVRLRDGRADVDLEIDPDKLPHVFADAHAALVPRTPLKDLQVELAPGRARDQPLEDGGRIPVARTSEPIDSDDLTAALDADTRQFLRVLLAEGDRGLRDRGEDLRRTLATLRPTASQLAELTGALKRRRVALRGLVHELSVLLRETGAHDRRLAGLVATADRTLGALAAEERSLRGSVRDLPGTLRATRRSLDRLGDLTDRLRPALRDLRPAAARLPEALRALAPVVRDAPRTVRAQVRPFVREARPLARALQGPTKDLATVTPDLASAFRVLGRTANALAFNPPGDDEGYLFWLAWMAHNSGSFVATQDAHGPAWRGLLLVSCETLAAEEGLEEAADAFFDLQPICPGP, encoded by the coding sequence ATGCTGCCGCTCGCCTTCAGGCGCCAGGTCGCGCGCTACGGCCGGTGGGTCGTGGCCATCGGGGTCCTCGTCGTGCTCTCGGCCGCCTCGTCGGCCTACATCCTCGTCAACCAGCGCCTGCGCGTCCCGTTCCAGGACCGCTACACCGTGAAGGCCGAGTTCGCCGCGTCGGTCGGGCTCGTGCCGGGGCTCGGGCAGCCGGTCAACGTCGCGGGGGTGAAGGTCGGGCAGGTCGCCGGCGTCCGGCTGCGCGACGGGCGCGCCGACGTGGACCTGGAGATCGACCCGGACAAGCTGCCGCACGTGTTCGCCGACGCGCACGCGGCGCTCGTCCCGCGCACGCCGCTCAAGGACCTGCAGGTCGAGCTCGCGCCGGGCCGCGCGCGCGACCAGCCGCTGGAGGACGGCGGGCGCATCCCCGTGGCCCGCACGAGCGAGCCGATCGACAGCGACGACCTCACCGCCGCGCTGGACGCCGACACGCGCCAGTTCCTGCGCGTGCTGCTCGCCGAGGGCGACCGCGGGCTGCGCGACCGCGGGGAGGACCTGCGGCGCACGTTGGCCACGCTGCGCCCGACCGCGTCCCAGCTCGCCGAGCTGACGGGCGCGCTCAAGCGCCGCCGGGTGGCGCTGCGCGGCCTGGTGCACGAGCTGTCGGTCCTCCTGCGCGAGACGGGCGCGCACGACCGCCGGCTCGCGGGGCTCGTCGCGACGGCCGACCGGACGCTCGGCGCGCTGGCCGCCGAGGAGCGGTCGCTGCGCGGGTCGGTCCGGGACCTGCCGGGGACGCTGCGCGCGACGCGGCGGTCGCTGGACCGCCTGGGTGACCTGACCGACCGGCTGCGCCCGGCGCTGCGCGACCTGCGCCCGGCCGCCGCCCGACTGCCCGAGGCGCTGCGGGCACTCGCGCCGGTGGTCCGTGACGCGCCCCGGACCGTCCGCGCGCAGGTGCGGCCGTTCGTGCGCGAGGCCCGGCCGCTGGCCCGCGCGCTGCAGGGGCCGACGAAGGACCTCGCCACCGTCACGCCCGACCTCGCGAGCGCGTTCCGCGTGCTGGGCAGGACGGCCAACGCGCTGGCCTTCAACCCGCCGGGCGACGACGAGGGCTACCTGTTCTGGCTCGCGTGGATGGCCCACAACTCCGGGTCCTTCGTGGCGACGCAGGACGCGCACGGGCCCGCCTGGCGCGGGCTGCTGCTCGTCTCGTGCGAGACGCTCGCCGCCGAGGAGGGCCTCGAGGAGGCCGCCGACGCGTTCTTCGACCTCCAGCCGATCTGCCCGGGGCCCTGA
- a CDS encoding MlaD family protein, producing the protein MRHRPASRSALFAAIAFAISVFVFTLFVWRSFGGSVPFGAQGYRVQVQFGPEASNLFPNAEARIAGVRVGKVKSVVTREGAVDAEVELEARYAPLPADAKAIVRSKTLLGESYLELTPGTKGGRMIPEGGRLSSANVEEAQGLDRVLSAFDRRTRRDLAQFLEGLGDTLEDRGPGVGAALGRAPLAMEDLRKLVDALDRQRGAVQGLVRDVGTTLRAVGDRAADARAIATQGRALLRETARRDRSLTATVRELPATLVELRRFSGDVESATPDATAALRTLRPVAPDLAPALRRARTLAPQLGGALVALGRTMRLARAGLPALSRVVDAAKPVMGVLDPAGQELVPLIRTLDAYREDAVAALANSGAISQASYPQADGTRTHILRGILNVSGDSLYGVAKADGAHRDNPYLRPGGMADMLDGRLRAFDCSHARNPSLPLLSPGGPPCLQQEPFSIAGSKPARFPHVERDP; encoded by the coding sequence ATGCGCCACCGCCCCGCCAGCCGCTCCGCCCTCTTCGCCGCGATCGCCTTCGCGATCTCGGTCTTCGTCTTCACCCTGTTCGTCTGGCGGTCGTTCGGCGGGTCGGTGCCGTTCGGCGCGCAGGGCTACCGGGTGCAGGTGCAGTTCGGGCCGGAGGCGTCGAACCTCTTCCCGAACGCCGAGGCGCGGATCGCCGGGGTGCGCGTCGGCAAGGTCAAGTCCGTGGTCACCCGCGAGGGCGCGGTCGACGCCGAGGTCGAGCTCGAGGCGCGCTACGCCCCGCTGCCGGCCGACGCGAAGGCGATCGTGCGCTCCAAGACGCTGCTGGGGGAGAGCTACCTCGAGCTCACGCCCGGCACGAAGGGCGGCCGGATGATCCCCGAGGGCGGGCGGCTCTCGTCGGCCAACGTCGAGGAGGCGCAGGGCCTCGACCGGGTGCTGTCGGCGTTCGACCGGCGCACGCGGCGCGACCTCGCGCAGTTCCTCGAGGGGCTCGGCGACACGCTCGAGGACCGCGGGCCGGGAGTGGGCGCGGCGCTCGGCCGTGCACCGCTGGCGATGGAGGACCTCCGGAAGCTGGTCGACGCGCTGGACCGCCAGCGCGGCGCGGTGCAGGGGCTCGTCCGCGACGTCGGCACGACGCTGCGGGCGGTGGGCGACCGGGCGGCGGACGCACGGGCGATCGCGACGCAGGGCCGCGCGCTGCTGCGCGAGACGGCGCGCCGTGACCGGTCGCTCACCGCGACGGTGCGCGAGCTGCCGGCGACGCTCGTCGAGCTGCGGCGCTTCTCGGGCGACGTGGAGTCGGCCACCCCGGACGCGACGGCGGCGCTGCGCACGCTGCGGCCGGTCGCCCCGGACCTCGCGCCGGCGCTGCGCCGCGCGCGGACGCTGGCGCCGCAGCTCGGCGGGGCGCTCGTGGCGCTCGGGCGGACGATGCGCCTGGCGCGGGCGGGGCTGCCGGCGCTGTCGCGGGTCGTCGACGCGGCCAAGCCGGTGATGGGCGTGCTGGACCCGGCGGGCCAGGAGCTCGTCCCGCTCATCAGGACGCTCGACGCCTACCGGGAGGACGCCGTCGCGGCGCTGGCCAACAGCGGGGCGATCTCACAGGCCAGCTACCCGCAGGCCGACGGCACGCGGACGCACATCCTGCGCGGGATCCTCAACGTGTCGGGTGACTCGCTGTACGGCGTGGCCAAGGCCGACGGCGCTCACCGCGACAACCCCTACCTCCGCCCGGGCGGGATGGCCGACATGCTCGACGGGCGGCTCAGGGCCTTCGACTGCTCGCACGCGCGCAACCCGTCGCTGCCGCTGCTGAGCCCGGGTGGGCCGCCCTGCCTCCAGCAGGAGCCGTTCTCGATCGCGGGCTCGAAGCCCGCGCGCTTCCCGCACGTGGAGCGCGACCCGTAG
- a CDS encoding MlaD family protein, with amino-acid sequence MRRLAWLAPVLAAAVVGALVLAGGGQAQTNLQDGPPTGSYRVDAIFDTAKGIVPGQTVKVAGARVGEVQDVVLTPDHRARIQLRVDGRFGPFREDARCEIQPEGLLSENFVQCDPGTPSAAALVGRGDEVPTVALERTAVPVNLTDLFEVWEVPVRDRLRVLLTTLGAGAAARGPDLNEVLQRANPTLGLVKQAVETLDAQRDDLLAATSQTHRLTRELARDPQRIGAFVDEAGAVARVTARRSAELRAGVRSLPPLLAALRPALARVDRLATAGGPLADELREGAPAATQLLTAIPPAARAAGPAVRSLGVTAGDGRAAVRDARPLAGRLGRFAAAAVPTGDELERLLASAVDQDVIRHLLSFVYRAAAATSRFDRTSHLLPSGVVINTCGLFANETKTACDANYTREHHETRSRARRRGPRGDRPRRPAAPAAPPAAPAPVTTPTPQTTTQTPAPTTPLPQVVEPVRDVVKGAERLLDLLLGQGR; translated from the coding sequence GTGAGGCGCCTCGCGTGGCTCGCGCCGGTGCTCGCCGCCGCGGTCGTCGGCGCGCTCGTGCTCGCCGGCGGCGGGCAGGCGCAGACGAACCTGCAGGACGGACCGCCGACGGGCTCCTACCGCGTCGACGCGATCTTCGACACCGCGAAGGGCATCGTCCCCGGCCAGACCGTGAAGGTCGCGGGCGCGCGCGTCGGCGAGGTGCAGGACGTCGTGCTGACGCCGGACCACCGCGCGCGCATCCAGCTGCGCGTCGACGGGCGCTTCGGGCCGTTCCGCGAGGACGCCCGCTGCGAGATCCAGCCCGAGGGCCTGCTGTCGGAGAACTTCGTGCAGTGCGACCCGGGGACGCCGTCGGCGGCGGCGCTGGTCGGCCGCGGCGACGAGGTGCCGACGGTCGCGCTCGAACGCACCGCGGTCCCGGTGAACCTCACGGACCTCTTCGAGGTGTGGGAGGTCCCCGTGCGCGACCGCCTGCGGGTGCTGCTCACGACCCTCGGCGCGGGCGCGGCGGCCCGCGGCCCGGACCTCAACGAGGTGCTGCAGCGCGCCAACCCGACGCTCGGGCTGGTCAAGCAGGCGGTGGAGACGCTCGACGCCCAGCGCGATGACCTGCTCGCCGCGACCTCGCAGACCCATCGCCTCACGCGCGAGCTGGCCCGCGACCCCCAGCGGATCGGCGCGTTCGTCGACGAGGCGGGCGCGGTGGCCCGGGTGACGGCGCGCCGGAGCGCGGAGCTGCGCGCGGGCGTGCGCAGCCTGCCGCCGCTGCTGGCCGCGCTGCGGCCGGCGCTCGCCCGCGTCGACCGGCTCGCGACGGCCGGCGGGCCGCTGGCCGACGAGCTGCGCGAGGGCGCGCCCGCGGCGACGCAGCTGCTCACCGCGATCCCGCCCGCGGCCAGGGCGGCGGGCCCGGCGGTGCGCTCGCTCGGGGTCACCGCGGGCGACGGGCGCGCCGCGGTGCGCGACGCCCGGCCGCTGGCCGGACGGCTCGGGCGCTTCGCGGCCGCGGCGGTGCCGACGGGCGACGAGCTCGAACGGCTGCTCGCCAGCGCCGTCGACCAGGACGTCATCCGCCACCTCCTGTCCTTCGTCTACCGCGCCGCGGCGGCGACGTCGCGCTTCGACCGCACGTCGCACCTGCTGCCGTCGGGCGTCGTCATCAACACCTGCGGGCTCTTCGCGAACGAGACGAAGACCGCCTGCGACGCGAACTACACGCGCGAGCACCACGAGACGCGCTCGCGCGCCCGCCGCCGTGGCCCCCGGGGCGACCGCCCGCGCCGGCCGGCCGCGCCCGCCGCGCCGCCCGCCGCGCCCGCGCCCGTCACGACGCCCACCCCGCAGACCACGACGCAGACGCCCGCGCCGACGACGCCCCTGCCGCAGGTCGTCGAGCCGGTGCGCGATGTCGTCAAGGGCGCCGAGCGCCTCCTCGACCTCCTCCTGGGGCAGGGGCGATGA
- a CDS encoding MlaD family protein, translating to MSLLRRAPRRHSRHAGPPVALGVAGAVVLLLGSYLIFTKRLPFVHGHRIGAVVQTASGLRDGTPVRIAGVHVGEVTGVRKGPGAASTLELELDDGGLPVHRDATIRVRPRLFLEGGYYLELSPGSPGAQELEDGDTIPLPQTAVPVQTDQVLGTLDRSARSSLEGAIAELDDALAGGGAQDLAGTGAPLADALRDGAIVTEAARGTEAGDATRLVRGAARTARALASRREELASLVQGLARTTNALAAEDDGLRGTVRELAATMRAAPADLRRVEAALPDADATLAALRPGLRRAPGVLPDTAALLEQLRAASGPRELAGLLDDLRAPVRRLPGLADQLRELFPLVTPVTRCVETRLLPVLEAELQDGRLTTGDPVWQDIAHILPGMAASSAGFDANGFWVRNTLSTDGENLVSTGKVPGLGTLAGRVEDPILGVRPQWLGPGRLPPYREDQPCADQRAPDLQARTDGGAPMRTLRSPKRASSRMSRGELRRLLRPATLRRLLPRPAGSGR from the coding sequence ATGAGCCTCCTGCGCCGCGCGCCCAGGCGCCACAGCCGGCACGCCGGGCCGCCCGTCGCGCTGGGCGTCGCCGGCGCGGTCGTGCTCCTGCTCGGCTCGTACCTCATCTTCACCAAGCGCCTGCCGTTCGTGCACGGCCACCGCATCGGCGCGGTGGTCCAGACGGCCAGCGGGCTGCGCGACGGCACGCCCGTGCGCATCGCGGGCGTCCACGTGGGCGAGGTCACCGGCGTGCGCAAGGGCCCGGGCGCAGCCAGCACGCTCGAGCTCGAGCTCGACGACGGCGGCCTGCCGGTGCACCGCGACGCGACGATCCGTGTCCGCCCGCGGCTCTTCCTCGAGGGCGGCTACTACCTCGAGCTGTCGCCCGGCTCGCCCGGCGCGCAGGAGCTGGAGGACGGCGACACCATCCCGCTGCCCCAGACCGCGGTGCCGGTGCAGACCGACCAGGTGCTGGGGACGCTCGACCGGTCCGCGCGGTCGAGCCTCGAGGGTGCGATCGCCGAGCTCGACGACGCGCTGGCCGGCGGCGGCGCGCAGGACCTGGCGGGCACCGGCGCGCCGCTGGCCGATGCGCTGCGCGACGGGGCGATCGTCACCGAGGCCGCGCGCGGCACCGAGGCCGGGGACGCGACGCGGCTCGTGCGTGGTGCGGCCCGCACCGCGCGGGCGCTTGCGAGCCGCCGGGAGGAGCTCGCGTCGCTCGTGCAGGGCCTGGCCCGCACGACGAACGCCCTGGCCGCCGAGGACGACGGGCTGCGCGGGACGGTCCGCGAGCTGGCGGCGACGATGCGCGCCGCGCCGGCCGACCTGCGCCGCGTCGAGGCCGCGCTGCCGGACGCCGACGCCACCCTCGCCGCCCTGCGCCCCGGCCTGCGTCGCGCGCCGGGTGTCCTGCCCGACACCGCCGCGCTGCTCGAGCAGCTGCGGGCGGCCAGCGGGCCCCGGGAGCTCGCGGGCCTGCTCGACGACCTGCGCGCGCCGGTCCGCCGCCTGCCCGGGCTGGCCGACCAGCTGCGCGAGCTCTTCCCGCTCGTGACGCCGGTGACCCGGTGCGTCGAGACGCGGCTGCTGCCGGTGCTCGAGGCCGAGCTCCAGGACGGGCGCCTGACGACGGGCGACCCCGTCTGGCAGGACATCGCGCACATCCTCCCCGGCATGGCCGCCTCGTCGGCGGGCTTCGACGCCAACGGCTTCTGGGTGCGCAACACGCTCTCGACCGACGGCGAGAACCTCGTCTCGACGGGCAAGGTCCCGGGGCTCGGGACGCTCGCCGGCCGCGTGGAGGACCCCATCCTCGGCGTGCGTCCGCAGTGGCTGGGACCCGGGAGGCTCCCGCCCTACCGCGAGGACCAGCCATGCGCCGACCAGCGTGCGCCGGACCTGCAGGCGCGCACCGACGGCGGGGCGCCGATGCGCACGCTGCGCTCGCCCAAGCGCGCGTCGTCGCGGATGTCGCGGGGTGAGCTGCGGCGGCTGCTGCGCCCGGCGACGCTGCGCAGGCTGCTGCCCCGGCCGGCGGGGAGCGGGCGCTGA
- a CDS encoding ACP S-malonyltransferase — MFDPVPTAAVFPGQGAHTKDMREFVAAERPDLLELATELAGEDPFARVGESTRFAQPAILCASLAGWDLLRDLRPVAVSGHSLGELSALAAAGVLEEQDAVALAVTRGRLMAEAGERAGGGTMLALLGATPAQARRLAEAHDVAVANDNAPGQVVLSGSKDRLEQVVLAARADRVRVLRLDVAGAFHSPQMAAARAGFAAALRQVPVHEPRIPVLHCATAQPFTDVRRELAEALTAPVRWRETMTALHDRGARHVVDVGPGDVLVKLVQRCLPDVTAARLEDARALA; from the coding sequence GTGTTCGACCCCGTCCCCACCGCCGCGGTCTTCCCCGGCCAGGGTGCCCACACGAAGGACATGCGCGAGTTCGTCGCCGCCGAGCGGCCGGACCTGCTGGAGCTGGCGACCGAGCTCGCCGGCGAGGACCCGTTCGCGCGGGTCGGGGAGAGCACGCGGTTCGCGCAGCCCGCGATCCTGTGCGCCTCGCTCGCCGGGTGGGACTTGCTCAGGGACCTTCGACCGGTCGCGGTCTCCGGCCATTCGCTCGGCGAGCTGAGCGCGCTCGCGGCGGCCGGGGTCCTGGAGGAGCAGGACGCCGTGGCGCTCGCCGTGACGCGCGGCCGGCTGATGGCCGAGGCGGGGGAGCGGGCCGGGGGCGGCACGATGCTCGCACTGCTGGGCGCGACGCCCGCGCAGGCGCGGCGGCTGGCCGAGGCGCACGACGTCGCGGTCGCCAACGACAACGCGCCCGGGCAGGTCGTCCTCTCGGGCTCCAAGGACCGGCTCGAGCAGGTCGTGCTCGCCGCGCGGGCCGACCGGGTCCGGGTGCTGCGCCTCGACGTCGCCGGTGCCTTCCACTCGCCGCAGATGGCGGCGGCGCGCGCCGGGTTCGCCGCGGCGCTGCGGCAGGTCCCGGTCCACGAGCCGCGGATCCCCGTCCTGCACTGCGCCACCGCGCAGCCCTTCACCGACGTCCGCCGCGAGCTGGCCGAGGCGCTCACCGCGCCGGTGCGCTGGCGCGAGACGATGACGGCGCTGCACGACCGCGGGGCGCGCCACGTGGTCGACGTCGGCCCGGGCGACGTCCTGGTCAAGCTCGTGCAGCGCTGCCTGCCCGACGTCACCGCCGCCCGCCTGGAGGACGCCCGTGCACTGGCATAG
- a CDS encoding endonuclease domain-containing protein: MAAVLATGGVLSHVSAAALHGLMPDRAIDVEISKTSRLKPRPGIVVHQPRDLPPGDVMSKQGIRTTTPTRTIVDLAETLDQWRVLDVAHEALHRKVLDVDRLRRQPLQGRTGAASLTALLQRLADREHSALERALKALCRQAGLPEPTSQHRIGPRHHADLAWPDHQLLVEADSWTFHGNQRQWQRDHDRDLAAATKGWRTIRITHAQVHEHPGRVVAALRAALHLPAH, from the coding sequence GTGGCGGCGGTCCTGGCCACCGGCGGGGTGCTCAGCCACGTCTCGGCCGCCGCGCTGCACGGCCTGATGCCTGACCGGGCGATCGACGTCGAGATCTCCAAGACCTCGCGCCTCAAGCCCCGCCCCGGGATCGTCGTCCACCAACCGCGCGACCTCCCGCCCGGGGACGTCATGTCCAAGCAGGGGATCCGCACCACCACCCCGACCCGCACGATCGTCGACCTCGCCGAGACCCTCGACCAGTGGCGGGTCCTGGACGTCGCCCACGAGGCCCTGCACCGCAAGGTCCTCGACGTCGACCGCCTGCGCCGACAGCCCCTCCAGGGACGTACGGGGGCGGCCTCCCTCACTGCCCTCCTGCAGCGCCTCGCCGACCGCGAGCACTCCGCACTGGAGCGCGCGCTCAAGGCCCTCTGCCGCCAAGCAGGCCTGCCCGAGCCGACCTCCCAGCACCGCATCGGCCCACGACACCACGCCGACCTCGCCTGGCCCGACCACCAGCTCCTGGTCGAGGCCGACAGCTGGACCTTCCACGGCAACCAGCGCCAGTGGCAGCGCGACCACGACCGCGACCTCGCTGCCGCCACCAAGGGCTGGCGCACCATCCGCATCACCCACGCGCAGGTCCACGAGCACCCGGGGCGCGTGGTGGCCGCCCTCCGCGCAGCCCTCCACCTTCCGGCCCACTGA